One part of the Neodiprion virginianus isolate iyNeoVirg1 chromosome 3, iyNeoVirg1.1, whole genome shotgun sequence genome encodes these proteins:
- the LOC124299853 gene encoding homer protein homolog 1 — protein MTSGIETMGEQPIFTCKAHVFHIDPKTKRSWVSASTAAVSVSFFYDSTRSLYRIISVEGTKAVINSTITPNMTFTKTSQKFGQWSDVRANTVYGLGFSSEAELGKFIEKFLEVKEATKIAGAKLQSNSSSVTPATSANVSPITSRSVSSLPSSEQDLIDPPNSSMISSNLSASNNPNPNANLISAQNSVPLVSGSPLPGGCQSKMDEELKNAIHARSQSMSQQSTESPQHQGKSLQQIGSSQSNQSTEAQLKYDNDRLKIALAQSSANAKKWEVELIAVNTANARLTSALQESTANVDEWNRQLQLYKEENARLRAKYADLEASKISEGNSEALRLRVEALENELRSRNEEIKSLTMATKKKDYMSLQQENGELREMLNTVHEQLELALSANKVQKQNLDTLNSRLAGYIQDLETVHQEITNTLQT, from the exons ATGACATCGGGAATAGAGACAATGGG TGAGCAGCCAATATTTACGTGTAAGGCACACGTCTTCCACATTGACCCAAAGACCAAACGGTCTTGGGTTTCAGCCTCAACTGCAGCCGTTTCGGTCTCATTTTTCTATGACTCAACAAGAAGTTTATACAGGATTATCTCTGTTGAGGGTACTAAG gCTGTCATCAATAGCACCATCACACCAAACATGACATTTACCAAAACTTCACAAAAGTTCGGACAGTGGTCCGATGTCCGAGCCAACACCGTTTATGGTCTAGGTTTTTCTTCTGAAGCAGAGTTGGGCAAG TTTATCGAGAAATTCCTTGAAGTAAAAGAGGCGACGAAGATTGCCGGCGCCAAACTCCAGTCCAATAGCTCATCCGTGACACCGGCAACAAGTGCAAATGTTAGTCCAATCACGTCTAGGTCTGTGTCGTCTTTGCCATCCTCGGAACAGGACCTAATAGACCCACCCAACTCGTCAATGATAAGTTCCAACTTGTCGGCATCTAACAATCCGAACCCAAATGCAAACTTGATATCTGCACAGAACAGTGTGCCGTTGGTCAGCGGTAGCCCTCTGCCTGGAGGCTGCCAGAGTAAAATGGATGAGGAATTGAAGAACGCAATACATGCTAGGTCACAGAGTATGTCTCAGCAAAGCACAGAGAGCCCTCAGCACCAAGGAAAATCTTTGCAACAGATCGGATCTAGCCAATCCAACCAGTCGACAGAAGCTCAGCTCAAATACGATAACGACAGATTAAAAATCGCCCTTGCTCAGAGTTCGGCAAATGCCAAAAAGTGGGAG GTTGAACTGATAGCCGTGAATACGGCAAATGCTAGACTGACAAGTGCCCTGCAAGAGTCAACGGCAAATGTAGACGAATGGAACAGACAGCTGCAATTatacaaagaagaaaatgcCAGGCTAAGGGCAAAGTACGCGGATTTAGAGGCTAGCAAAATTTCTGAAGGTAACAGTGAGGCGCTCAGGTTAAGAGTTGAAGCACTGGAAAATGAATTGAGATCGCGGAACGAGGAGATTAAAAGCCTGACCATGGccacaaagaaaaaagactATATG TCACTGCAACAGGAGAACGGAGAGCTACGGGAAATGTTGAACACTGTCCACGAGCAGCTGGAACTCGCCCTGAGTGCCAATAAGGTGCAAAAACAGAACTTAGATACTCTGAACTCGAGATTAGCCGGCTACATACAGGACCTGGAAACGGTACACCAGGAAATAACGAACACGCTTCAAACCTAA